One Nitrospirota bacterium DNA window includes the following coding sequences:
- a CDS encoding DUF167 domain-containing protein → MPSILDELKTLPHKRSKKGIILSVKVEPKASKKGISGVMGEILKVKVTAAPEGGRANDQLIEILSEAFDVKKSSIRIIKGISSRNKLIEVSD, encoded by the coding sequence ATGCCATCTATCCTCGATGAGCTTAAGACACTGCCTCACAAAAGGTCAAAAAAGGGGATAATACTTTCAGTAAAGGTAGAGCCAAAGGCATCGAAGAAAGGCATATCAGGTGTTATGGGCGAGATATTAAAGGTTAAGGTTACCGCAGCACCTGAAGGAGGCAGGGCAAACGACCAGCTAATAGAAATCCTCTCAGAGGCATTTGATGTCAAAAAAAGCAGTATAAGGATTATCAAAGGCATCTCATCGAGGAATAAGCTCATAGAGGTTAGCGATTAA